In a genomic window of Vairimorpha necatrix chromosome 12, complete sequence:
- a CDS encoding serpin-type proteinase inhibitor 13, translating into MISQDKKLATNQAISPYSFSQAMGIVANGTNENMKNVWLHKMGFHEDVFHFNLESKKYYSLLISTKKKCVENERTAESSNERKEFSMHVTNIFKSITNRVYNATIIPFDPNNTEEALEKFNKLVALNTDNTIKKAIQSLSSDISVLLLNVLHLDFEWLYKYENCEYNTYEDDEKIVIKIPYSNEDYSFIAIMPKDAKYWNDIGFFLSLMTLKEAKLTFPKFEYENELNFSDYLPYLGRNDIMNDVTVIEEVDITKTIIKQKVFIKVNEYGTTNSTYVNQNIENCSYLDAQPIIINRPFFFYIIRHDVKVNSNLPIVVGKYLGREN; encoded by the exons ATGATATcacaagataaaaaattagcaACCAATCAAGCCATATCTCCATATTCATTCTCTCAAGCAATGGGCATTGTTGCCAACGGTACAAACgaaaatatgaagaatGTTTGGCTTCATAAAATGGGGTTTCATGAAGACGTATTCCATTTTAATCTTGAATCAAAAAAGTATTATTCTTTGCTAATTtcaacaaaaaagaaatgtgTAGAAAATGAAAGAACTGCCGAATCATCTAATGAAAGAAAGGAATTTAGCATGCACG taacaaatatatttaagtcTATAACAAATCGTGTATACAATGCAACAATAATACCATTTGATCCCAATAATACAGAAGAAGCACTAGAGAAGTTCAATAAATTAGTGGCTTTAAATACGGataatactataaaaaaggCGATACAATCTCTTTCTTCCGATATTTCGGTTTTATTACTGAATGTTTTACATTTAGATTTTGAATGGCTTTATAAATACGAAAATT GTGAATATAACACATATGAAGATGACGAAAAGattgttataaaaatccCCTATAGTAATGAAGATTATAGTTTCATAGCTATTATGCCTAAAGATGCTAAATATTGGAATGAT AttggattttttttatcattaatGACATTAAAAGAAGCAAAATTGACATTTCCAAAATTTGAATATGAAAATGAACTAAATTTTAGCGATTATCTCCCTTATTTAGGACGCAACGACATTATGAATGACGTAACAGTAATAGAAGAGGTTgatattacaaaaacaattataaaacagAAAGTTTTTATCAAAGTTAATGAATATGGAACTACAAATAGTACTTATGTCAATCAAAACATTGAGAATTGTTCTTATCTGGATGCTCAAccaattataattaataggccttttttcttttatataataagacACGACGTAAAAGTAAATAGTAATTTGCCTATCGTCGTAGGAAAATATCTAGGTcgagaaaattaa
- a CDS encoding serpin-type proteinase inhibitor 14 — protein MKMFIEEFVKFSFKLFNYMVSEDRDFFWNSVVSPYSFSQAVSILLNGVNKDIQTEIIEKLGFKYNIEEFNEKSNKYFKILISNCTENLKVENFLLYQNDAEIKKKFVKVTKEFYNVKFIAFDPKNIKQEINKLVADVTNGYKNETYNIFPRGTNLLVLNIMHLDIEWVHKFNKSGIEDFTTFKGPVKQEMMYQTSEFDTYEDSEIISIEMPYLNSDLSFVAVMPKDLVYWETALKNIFSSQKLDDLLGKMTCKNVNLCFPKFKDFHAYDYQDYIKSLGLICLVNNLKLDNIITGSSSISWYILHEMIIDMNMNGNIANKIPNVNASNLLNKSGINLSFNQPFLWFIVKKDVENKCNIPIFMGQYLTPS, from the coding sequence atgaaaatgtttattgaagaatttgtaaaattttcatttaagttatttaattatatggTATCAGAAGATAGAGATTTCTTTTGGAATAGTGTTGTATCTCCCTATTCATTTTCTCAAGCAGTAAGTATTCTTCTGAATGGTGTAAATAAAGATATACAAACCGAAATCATAGAAAAATTGGGATTTAAATACAACATTGAAGAGTTTAACGAGAAATCAAAtaagtattttaaaatattaatctCGAATTGCacagaaaatttaaaagttgaaaactttttactttatcaaaatgatgcagaaatcaaaaaaaaatttgtaaaggTTACCAAggaattttataatgtaaAATTCATCGCCTTTGATcccaaaaatataaagcaggagattaataaattagttGCTGATGTTACAAAtggttataaaaatgagacttataatatatttccCAGAGGCACTAATTTATTGGTATTGAATATAATGCATTTGGACATTGAATGGGTTCACAAATTTAACAAATCCGGAATCGAGGACTTTACTACTTTTAAAGGTCCAGTTAAACAAGAGATGATGTATCAAACATCTGAATTCGATACATATGAAGATTCGgaaattatttctataGAAATGCCTTACCTGAATTCTGATTTAAGTTTTGTGGCTGTGATGCCAAAGGATTTAGTTTATTGGGAAACGGCgcttaaaaacattttctCTTCTCAAAAATTAGATGATTTATTGGGTAAAATGACAtgtaaaaatgtaaatttatgtttCCCCAAATTCAAAGATTTTCATGCTTATGATTATCAAGATTATATCAAAAGCTTAGGGTTGATTTGCTTAGTAAATAACTTAAAATtagataatataataacGGGGTCATCTAGTATTTCCTGGTATATTCTGCATGAAATGATTATTGATATGAATATGAATGGAAACATCGCCAATAAAATCCCTAATGTAAACGCTTCGAATTTATTGAACAAGTCGGGTATTAATCTTTCATTCAATCAGCCTTTTCTATGGTTCATTGTGAAAAAAGATGTTGAAAATAAGTGTAACATACCGATTTTTATGGGACAATATCTGACACCATcgtaa
- a CDS encoding spore wall protein 25-like, giving the protein MNFLLLVNFIFIIRTYCVSESEFVFKITSLMDLKKHEQQKILKNIYLCFDKQVDEKTLLFVAAGLHNTSNFTVFSLRCDCDEYHSRGLLQICFKDNYQRLTDLSRKINYVKNPEMLNSTDKNVIRDCVRFFECKLSGCYTFEKYVGAMGLGDYDRIRCRRDIANFENIYIKLCNAFSINLYNCFCFPINIFFNTNAYIVKHKK; this is encoded by the coding sequence atgaattttttattattagtaaattttatttttataattaggACCTATTGTGTGTCGGAATCGGAGTTCGTGTTCAAAATAACATCTTTAAtggatttaaaaaaacatgaacaacagaaaatattaaaaaacatataccTTTGTTTCGATAAACAAGTTGATGAAAAGACTCTTTTATTTGTTGCCGCTGGATTACATAACACTTCTAATTTTACTGTGTTCTCTTTGCGCTGTGACTGTGACGAGTATCATAGCAGAGGATTATTGCAAATATGTTTCAAGGATAACTATCAAAGACTTACTGATTTATCAcgtaaaattaattatgttAAAAATCCAGAAATGCTTAACTCTACTGATAAAAATGTGATTCGTGATTGTGTAAGATTCTTTGAATGCAAATTGTCTGGTTGTTATACCTTTGAAAAATACGTAGGGGCAATGGGACTAGGTGATTATGACAGGATAAGGTGTAGACGTGACATCGCAAactttgaaaatatttacatcAAGCTATGCAATgctttttcaataaatttgtataattgtttttgttttccaattaatattttttttaacactAATGCCTACATTGTAAAacataagaaataa
- a CDS encoding spore wall protein 25-like, with the protein MKLLLLVKLLKIVKSIDVPGPIFVSKITYIIGLETYEQRKILKNIYLCFNEKVDEKTLLFVAASLHNTSNFTVFSLPRMWDKYKSRGLLQICFKRNYQKLTDLSSTFNYVKTPNMLNSTDKIVIGDCIRFFEYKLSNCYTFENYVESMGLGEYENIKCRSDILNFKGIYIKLCEAFLVKLYN; encoded by the coding sequence ATGAAATTATTGTTATTAGTAAAATTGCTAAAAATAGTCAAATCTATTGATGTACCAGGACCTATATTTGTGTCCAAAATAACATATATTATAGGATTGGAAACATACGAACAAaggaaaatattgaaaaatatatatttatgtttcAATGAAAAAGTTGACGAGAAAACACTTTTATTTGTCGCTGCAAGTTTACATAATACATCTAATTTTACTGTGTTTTCTTTGCCTCGTATGTGGGATAAGTATAAAAGTAGAGGATTATTGcaaatatgttttaagCGTAATTATCAAAAACTTACTGATTTATCGAGCACATTTAATTATGTAAAAACACCAAATATGTTAAATAGTACTGATAAAATAGTGATTGGCGATTgtataagattttttgaatataaattatctaaTTGCTATACTTTTGAAAATTACGTAGAATCTATGGGACTAGGTGAGTATGAAAACATAAAGTGTAGAAGTGATATATTAAACTTTAAAGGAATCTATATAAAACTATGTGAAGCTTTTTTGGTGAAAttgtataattaa
- a CDS encoding spore wall protein 2, with translation MKFIIIFKFFLSIQSIHVSKSDFIFVITSLVGLRTRNQQKILEIIYKCFKGKVDQRTLLFLAASLHNTSNFTVFSNGEIDEYRCRGLLKIGSEENYKKLTILSGKRNYLKIPNQLCSISKKTIKDCIKFF, from the coding sequence atgaaatttataattattttcaaattttttctatcaATACAATCTATTCATGTGTCAAAAtctgattttatttttgtaataacATCTCTTGTTGGATTAAGAACAAGAAATCAACAAAAAATCTTAGAGATAATTTATAAGTGTTTTAAAGGTAAAGTAGACCAGAGAACTTTACTATTTCTTGCTGCTAGTTTACATAACACTTCCAACTTTACTGTGTTTTCAAATGGCGAAATTGATGAATATCGATGTAGAGGATTGTTAAAAATAGGATCTGAGgagaattataaaaaacttactATTTTATCTGGAAAACGTAATTATCTTAAAATTCCAAACCAACTTTGTAGTATTTCTAAAAAGACTATTAAAgattgtataaaatttttttga